A stretch of Lathyrus oleraceus cultivar Zhongwan6 chromosome 6, CAAS_Psat_ZW6_1.0, whole genome shotgun sequence DNA encodes these proteins:
- the LOC127095244 gene encoding uncharacterized protein LOC127095244, producing MKSHLKPQIITGKVEDVPINKILVYCGATVNLMPHHMLRKIGKYDTDAKPHNMVLSNYEGNVRITLGVIQVRLTVGTVTRSTMFMIVETKANYNLLLRRKWIHGVGVVPSSVHQRIII from the coding sequence ATGAAGAGCCATCTTAAGCCTCAGATTATTACTGGGAAGGTCGAAGATGTCCCAATTAACAAGATCTTGGTATATTGCGGTGCGACGGTGAATTTGATGCCGCATCACATGTTGAGGAAAATAGGAAAATATGACACAGATGCCAAGCCCCACAACATGGTGCTTTCCAACTATGAGGGAAATGTGCGTATTACCCTTGGAGTAATCCAAGTCAGGTTAACAGTGGGAACTGTCACTAGATCCACAATGTTTATGATTGTGGAGACAAAGGCCAACTACAACTTGCTACTTAGACGCAAATGGATACATGGAGTTGGAGTTGTACCATCCTCCGTGCACCAAAGAATCATCATATAG